Below is a genomic region from Actinoallomurus bryophytorum.
GTCCGGCAAGGTCATCGGTGTCCGCGTGTTCAGCCGGGAAGAGGGCGACGAGCTCCCTCCGGGCGTGAACGAGCTGGTCCGCGTCTACGTGGCCCAGAAGCGCAAGATCACCGACGGCGACAAGCTGGCCGGCCGCCACGGCAACAAGGGCGTCATCTCCAAGGTGCTGCCCGTCGAGGACATGCCGTTCCTTGAGGACGGCACCGCGGTCGACATCGTCCTCAACCCGCTCGGTGTTCCCGGCCGAATGAACGTCGGCCAGGTTCTGGAGACCCACCTCGGGTGGGTGGCCAGCCGAGGCTGGAAGGTCGACGGAGACGACGCCGACTGGAAGCGCAACCTGAAGGCCATCGGGGCGGACAGTGCCGATCCCGGCACCAACGTCGCGACACCGGTCTTCGACGGCGCCCGCGAGGAAGAGATCACCGAGCTGCTCGACAGCACCATGCCGAACCGCGACGGCGAGCGCATGGTGCAGAAGACCGGCAAGGCGCGGATGTTCGACGGTCGCACCGGTGAGCCCTTCAAGGACCCGATCGCGGTCGGTTACATCTACATTCTGAAGCTGCTCCACCTGGTCGATGACAAGATCCACGCGCGGTCGACCGGCCCGTACTCCATGATCACCCAGCAGCCGCTCGGCGGTAAGGCCCAGTTCGGTGGCCAGCGCTTCGGTGAGATGGAGGTCTGGGCACTGGAGGCGTACGGCGCCGCCTACGCCCTCCAGGAGCTGCTCACCATCAAGTCCGACGACGTTCTCGGCCGCGTGAAGGTCTACGAGGCCATCGTCAAGGGCGAGAACATCCCTGAGCCGGGCATCCCTGAGTCCTTCAAGGTGCTGATCAAGGAAATGCAGTCGCTGTGCCTCAACGTCGAGGTGCTCTCCAGCGACGGCATGTCCATCGAGATGCGTGACACCGACGAGGACGTCTTCCGCGCGGCGGAGGAGCTCGGCATCGACCTGTCCCGGCGTGAGCCGAGCAGTGTCGAAGAGGTCTAGCGAGCGGATTGCCGGGCCGGCGCGAAAGCGCCCGGCCCGGCGGCCGCGACCTGGGAACGGCATACGACAGCAGGGGACTGGTTAACAAAGTGCTCGACGTCAACTTCTTCGACGAGCTGCGGATCGGCCTGGCGACGGCAGACGACATCCGGCAGTGGTCACACGGCGAGGTCAAGAAGCCAGAGACCATCAACTACCGGACGCTCAAGCCCGAGAAGGACGGACTCTTCTGCGAGAAGATCTTCGGTCCGACCCGCGACTGGGAATGCTACTGCGGCAAGTACAAGCGCGTCCGCTTCAAGGGCATCATCTGTGAGCGCTGCGGCGTCGAGGTGACCCGCGCCAAGGTACGGCGTGAGCGGATGGGCCACATCGAGCTGGCCGCTCCCGTCACTCACATCTGGTACTTCAAGGGCGTGCCGAGCCGTCTGGGATACCTCCTGGACCTGGCGCCCAAGGACCTCGAAAAGATCATCTATTTCGCGGCCTACATGATCACGACGGTCGACACCGACGCGCGTGAGCGCGACCTGCCTTCGCTCGAGGCAAAGATCTCCGTGGAGCGGCAGCAGATCGAGCAGCGCCGCGACTCCGAGATCGAGGCCCGGCAGAAGAAGCTCGAGCAGGACCTCGCCGAGCTTGAGGCCGCAGGCGCCAAGGGCGACCAGCGCCGCAAGGTGCGCGAGGCCGCCGAGCGCGAGATCAAGCAGATCCGCGACCGGGCCCAGCGCGAGCTCGACCGCCTCGACGAGGTGTGGAACCGCTTCCGCAACCTCAAGATCCAGGACCTCGAGGGCGACGAACTGCTCTACCGCGAGATGCGCGACCGTTTCGGCCGCTACTTCGAGGGTGGCATGGGCGCCGCGGCGATCCAGAAGCGCCTGCAGAACTTCGACCTCGACGAGGAGTCGGAGCGCCTGCGGGAGATCATTCGCAGCGGCAAGGGCCAGAAGAAGGCTCGTGCACTCAAGCGCCTCAAGGTCGTCTCCGCCTTCCTCAACACGCGCAACAGCCCGCAGGGCATGGTGCTCGACTGCATCCCGGTGATCCCGCCGGACCTGCGCCCGATGGTGCAGCTCGACGGTGGCCGGTTCGCCACGAGCGACCTCAACGACCTGTACCGCCGCGTCATCAACCGGAACAACCGGCTGAAGAGGCTGCTCGACCTCGGCGCGCCCGAGATCATCGTCAACAACGAGAAGCGGATGCTTCAGGAGGCCGTCGACGCGCTGTTCGACAACGGCCGCCGTGGTCGGCCCGTCACCGGGCCCGGCAACCGTCCGCTCAAGTCGCTGTCCGACATGCTCAAGGGCAAGCAGGGCCGGTTCCGTCAGAACCTGCTCGGCAAGCGCGTCGACTACTCGGGCCGTTCGGTCATCGTCGTCGGCCCGCAGCTCCGGCTTCACCAGTGCGGCCTGCCCAAGCAGATGGCTCTGGAGCTGTTCAAGCCCTTCGTCATGAAGCGGCTGGTCGACCTCAACCACGCACAGAACATCAAGAGCGCCAAGCGCATGGTCGAGCGTGCACGCCCGGCCGTGTGGGACGTGCTCGAAGAGGTCATCACCGAGCACCCGGTGCTGCTCAACCGGGCGCCGACACTGCACCGCCTGGGCATCCAGGCCTTCGAGCCGCAGCTGGTCGAGGGCAAGGCCATCCAGATTCACCCACTCGTCTGCACCGCGTTCAACGCGGACTTCGACGGTGACCAGATGGCCGTGCACCTGCCGCTGTCGGCCGAGGCCCAGGCCGAGGCGCGCATCCTGATGCTCTCGACCAACAACATCCTCAAGCCGTCCGACGGCAAGCCGGTCACGATGCCGACCCAGGACATGGTCATCGGCCTGTTCTGGCTGACCACGGAGAAGAAGGATGCGGACGGCGAAGGCCGTACGTTCTCGACCCTCTCCGAGGCGATCATGGCCTACGACCGCAACGAGCTGGACCTGCAGGCCACGGTCCAGGTCCGGGTCAAGGACGTCCCGCCGCCGCGCGGCTGGGTCGCGCCGGAGGGATACGAGGAGGGGCAGCCGTACCGCCTCGAGACCACCCTCGGCCGTCTCCTGTTCAACGAGGCGCTCCCCGCCGACTTCCCGTTCGTGAACTACGAGGTCGGCAAGAAGCAGCTCTCGGTGATCGTCAACGAGCTGGCCGAGACGTACCCGAAGGTCGACGTGGCCAACGCGCTCGACGCGCTGAAGGACACCGGCTTCAAGTGGGCGACCCGTTCCGGCGTCACCATCGCCATCGACGACGTCATCGCCCCGCCGAACAAGGCGGAGATCATGGCGTCGTACGAGAAGCGTGCCGACAAGGTGCAGCGGGAGTACGACCGGGGTCTGATCACCGACGACGAGCGCCGTCAGGAGCTCATCGAGATCTGGACCCACGCCACGACCGACGTCGCCAAGGACATGGAGGCGGCGTTCCCCGCCACCAACCCGATCTGGATGATGATCAACTCCGGTGCTCGCGGTAACCCGCTGCAGCTCCGGCAGATCGCCGGTATGCGTGGTCTGGTCTCCAACCCCAAGGGTGAGACCATCCCGCGGCCGATCAAGTCGTCCTTCCGTGAGGGCCTGTCCGTGGTCGAGTACTTCATCGCCACGCACGGTGCCCGTAAGGGTCTGGCCGACACCGCTCTGCGTACCGCCGACTCGGGCTACCTGACCCGTCGTCTGGTCGACGTCGCGCAGGACGTCATCGTCCGCGAGGACGACTGCGGCACCGAGCGCACGATCAAGTTCGCGATCGCGACCAAGGGATCCGACGGCTCCCTGATCAAGGTGGCGAACTCCGAGAACAGCCTCGTCGGACGCAACATCGCCGAGGACATCGAGGTCGATGGCACCGTCATCTACCCGGGCGGCACCGACCTCACGGACATCGTCATCAACCGCCTCATCGAGGTGGGCATCGCCGAGGTCCGTACGCGGAGCGCGCTGGTCTGTGAGTCCAAGATCGGTGTCTGCGCGATGTGCTACGGCCGTTCGCTGGCCACCGGCAAGCTCGTGGACGTCGGCGAGGCGGTCGGCATCATCGCCGCCCAGTCGATCGGCGAGCCCGGCACCCAGCTGACGATGCGTACCTTCCACACCGGTGGTGTGGCGGGTATCGACATCACGCACGGTCTGCCGCGTGTCCAGGAGCTGTTCGAGGCGCGCATCCCCAAGGGTGTCGCCCCGATCAGCGAGGTGGCCGGCCGGATCCGCATCGACGAGACCGAGAAGACCCGCAAGATCGTGGTCATCCCGGACGACGGTGGCGAGGAGATCGCCTACCCGGTGCCGATGCGGTCGCGGCTGAAGATCAAGGACGGCGACCGGGTCTACGTCGGTCAGCAGCTCATCGAGGGTGCGATCAACCCTCACGAGGTGCTGCGCATCCTCGGCCCGCGCGCGGTCCAGCTGCACCTGGTCGACCAGGTGCAGGAGGTCTACCGGTCCCAGGGTGTGTCCATCCACGACAAGCACATCGAGATCATCGTTCGGCAGATGCTGAAGCGGGTCCAGGTGCTGGAGTCCGGCGACACCGACATGCTGCCCGGTGTGGAGCTGATCGAGCGGCCGCGGTTCGAGGAGTTCAACCGCGCCATCGTGTCCGAGGGCGGTCAGCCCGCGGTCGGCCGGCCTCAGCTCATGGGCATCACGAAGGCGTCGCTGGCCACCGAGTCGTGGCTGTCGGCGGCCTCCTTCCAGGAGACCACCCGGGTGCTCACGGACGCGGCGATCCACGCCAAGTCCGACCCGCTGGTGGGCCTGAAGGAGAACGTCATCATCGGAAAGCTGATCCCGGCCGGTACGGGCATGCCCCAGTACCGCAACATCCGGGTGGAGCCGACCGAAGAGGCCAAGGCGGCCGTCTACTCCGTCGGGTCCTACGACGAGGGCGCCGAGTACGCCTTCGGCCAGGGCTCCGGCGAGGCGGTTCCGCTGGAGGAGTACGACTTCGGTCAGTACAACCGCTGAACACGGTACGAAACCCAAGTCCAGAGGCCGCTTCCGAGCAGTTCGGGAGCGGCCTCTGGCCTTGTCCGAAGAACCCCACATCAGCACGTGATTTGCAGTAAGGCCGGTCACCACGGCAGGCTGGGGCGAAGGGTATACCGGCGGAGATTACTGCCGGATGTGGTCGATGACAGACTCGGAGGTCCCCTTATGCGCCATGCGCCTTCGAGTGAAGTTATGCACTGCCGGCGGCTGGCCGCCGGCGGCATCGGCGCTGAAGGAGCCCGACGATGACCGAGCAGAACGGCCCCCAGGGATCGCACTGGCCGTTGCCTGATGAGCAAGGTTCGTCCGAACCGTCCCCCACATCAGACGCCTCCGACAGCGACACGGGCGGGGCGCAGACCGGCCAGGGCGCGGCGCAGGAGCCGGAGACACCGTCCCCGGCCGCGGACGTTCCGCCGGAGGTCCTCGAGTCGGGCCGCACCGTGGTCTTCGGTGCGCACCGCCGGCCCGGCAAGCCCGCCGAGTCCGATGAGCTCGGCACCCCCGTCGCGAGTGGCGAGGAGACTCCCTCCGCGGAGCCGCCGGCGTACGGGCAGCCGGGCGGGTACCCCCCGCCGAGCGCACCGCCGCCGTACGGCGCGCCGGGTGCTCCCGGCGCCCCCGGTGAGCAGGCCCCTCCCGCGTACGGCCAGCCGCCCTACGGTGGCCAGCCCGGCGGCCCGCCGCCGTACTCCCAGCAGCCGTACGGACAGCAGCCCTATGGCCAGCAGCCCTATGGCCAGCAACCCTACGGACAGCAGCCCTACGACCAGCAGCAACAGCCTTACGGTCAGCAGCCGAACGAGCAGCAGCAGCCTCCCTACGGCCAGCAGCAGCCGTACGGGCAGCCGTCCTACGGGCAGCCGGGCGAGCAGCCCTACGACCAGCCTCCGCCGCCCTATGGTCAGCAGCAGCCGTACGGGCAGCCTCAGGAGCCGCCGGCCGGTTCTCCCGCCTACGGACAGGACGCCTACGGGCAGGGTCAGCAGGGAGGGCCCCCGCCCTACGGCCAGCAGCCCTACGGCGAGCAGCCGCCCTCGTACGGCCAGCAGCCCTATGGTCAGCAGCCCGGCTACCCCCAGCAGCCCTACGGCGACCAGGGGGGCTACGGCCAGCCCGGATACGCCCCTCCGCAGTACGGCGGGCAGCCGGGCTACGGACAGCCGGGAGCGCCCGCCTACGGTGAGCCGCCCTCCGGCGAGGACGACGCGGCCGAGCGCACCTCGGTCGTGCCGCCGCCGGAGTCCGCACCGGGTGCGCCCTCGGGCGATCCCTCGCCGGCAGGCCACCCGGGCATGTCCGCGACCACGGCGTTCCCGGGCACGGGCTACGACACGGGTGAGCAGCAGCCGCCGTCCTCGTTCGGCTCCCGGCCGGGTGAGGGCGACGACTCGCACGCGACCATGCTCGACACCCCGATGCCGCCGGGACCGGCCACCGGTGACTACGCCGTGCCGTCCGGCGACGTTCCGGCGTACGGTGCCGCGCCCGTCGAGGACGTCGTGCCGGGCTTCGGCCCGCCGCAGGACGAGACCTCACAGGACGACCAGGGCGACCGGAGTGGCGCCGAGCGCACGTTGCTGGTGCCGCCCCCCGAGGGCGGATCGCCGTCGGAGAGCGCAGGACGGTTCGGCGAGGACGTGCCCGTGCACGGCGACGCGGACTCCGGCACCGCCCCGGGCGGTGAGGACAGGTCCGCCACCGCCTTCGGTTACACCTCGCCGGGCGAGCCGGCGTCGCCTCCCTCGCCGTACGAGCCTTCGTCACCGTACGAGCCGGCGGCCTCGTACGAGCCGGCCTCGCCCTATGACGCGTCGGCGCCGTACGCGGTGCCCCCGTCCGGTGGTGAGCCGTCGCCGTACGCCCCGCAGCCGGGGAGCGAGCCGGGTCAGCCGGGTCAGCCGTCCTGGGCGTCGCCGGGCGGTGAGCAGGGCTTCCCGCAGTACGGCCAGCCGGGTCAGCCAGGCCAGCCGGGTCAGGGACAGGACCCCGGGCAGCAGCAGCCCTACGGCGAGCAGCCGGGCCAGCAGGCCCAGCCGGGCCAGGCCCCGCAGGGTTACGGTCAGCCGGGTTACGGCCAGGGTTACGGTCAGCAGGGCTACGGGCAGCAGCAGGGCTACGGCCAGCAGTCGTACGGCCAGCAGCCCTACGGCGAGCAGCAGGGACAGCAGCCACAGCAGGGGCAGCCGCAAGAGGGCCAGCCCCAGGGCTACGGTCAGCAGCAGCCGGGTTACGGCCAGGGTTACGGTCAGCAGGGCTACGGACAGCAGCAGGGGTACGGCCAGCAGGCCGCGCCCTACGGTCAGCAGCAGCCCTACGGCCAGGAGCAAGCGGGCCAGGCCGGCTATCCCGGCTACGGGCAGTCGGCGGCCCCGGCCACCGGCGGCGAGTCGAAGCAGAAGCTCTGGATCGCCCTCGGCGGCGGCGTGGTCGTCCTGATCATCCTGTTCATCATCCTGTTCGTGGCCCTCTGAGAGGGCGGCGCGTCTCTGCTTCCAACCGGGAGCGAACTACGACACAATGCCGACGGAACAAACCGTCGGCATTGTGTCGTTGTAGAGGAAGACTCGCCACGCCACGCCGATGTGGTAGAGCCTTGTTTTGACCCATGCGCGGGTGTTGGGTAGTCTCTCCCTTCGTGCCCGCGGTTCGCGGGTTCAACGTGCGTGCACACCGATCTCGGTGCCTTACCGTCGTGAAGTCGACGCGGTGACCGGCCTGAAGTCAGCGTGCGGCGCGGATTCGACTCCCTGAGTTCACCTGGCCTTTCTCGGCTGAGTGCAGGAGGGCGTGCGCGACACGCCCGACCACGGGGGTCGGAGACAGAAGCAAAACGGCAGGTCATGGCCGCAGGATGGTCGTGACCGGCTGGCCGCGCGAGAGCGCGGCAGACCCCAGCAATGACTCAACGGCTTGGTACGAGGAAGACGGAGACGCGGTGCCCACGATCCAGCAGCTGGTCCGCAAGGGCCGCCAGGACAAGGTGACCAAGAACAAGACGCCGGCGCTCAAGGGAAGCCCGCAGCGCCGCGGCGTCTGCACGCGCGTCTACACGACGACGCCTAAGAAGCCGAACTCCGCGCTGCGCAAGGTCGCCCGTGTCCGCCTGACGAGCGGGATAGAGGTCACGGCCTACATCCCGGGCGTTGGACACAACCTGCAGGAGCACTCGATCGTGCTCGTGCGTGGCGGCCGTGTGAAGGACCTTCCGGGTGTTCGGTACAAGATCATCCGGGGGTCACTGGACACCCAGGGTGTCCGGAACCGGAAGCAGGCCCGGAGCCGCTACGGCGCGAAGAAGGAGAAGAGCTGAGATGCCTCGCAAGGGCCCCGCAGGTAAGCGCCAGCTGATCGCTGACCCGGTGTACAACTCGCCGTTGGTCACTTCGCTGGTCAACAAGGTCCTGCTCGACGGCAAGCGGTCGATCGCTCAGAGCATCGTGTACGACGCCCTCGAGGGGTGCCGTGACAAGAGTGGCAACGACCCCGTCGTGACGCTCAAGCGCGCACTCGACAACGTCAAGCCGACCCTTGAGGTCCGCAGCCGGCGAGTCGGTGGCGCCACCTACCAGGTGCCCGTCGAGGTTCGCCCGGCGCGCAGCACCACCCTCGCGCTCCGCTGGCTCGTGCTCTACGCGCGGCAGCGGCGTGAGAAGACCATGACCGAGCGGCTGATGAATGAGCTGCTCGACGCGAGCAACGGCCTCGGCGCGAGTGTGAAGAAGCGCGAGGACACGCACAAGATGGCGGAGTCCAACAAGGCCTTCGCTCATTACCGCTGGTAACCCCAGCACCAAGACGTACGAGACTAGACGAGGGCGCGAGCAGTGGCTACTCAGACCGGCGTAGACCTGGCCAAGGTCCGGAATATCGGGATCATGGCCCATATCGACGCGGGCAAGACCACCACAACCGAGCGGATCCTGTACTACACCGGTGTCAACTACAAGATCGGTGAAGTCCATGAGGGCGCAGCCACCATGGACTGGATGGAACAGGAGCAGGAGCGCGGCATCACGATCACGTCTGCCGCGACGACCGTCCACTGGGCGGTCGACGACGTCGACCACACGATCAACATCATCGACACGCCCGGGCACGTTGACTTCACCGTCGAGGTGGAGCGCAACCTGCGCGTGCTGGACGGTGCCGTGGCGGTCTTCGACGGCGTCGCCGGGGTCGAGCCGCAGTCCGAGACGGTGTGGCGTCAGGCCGACCGTTACAACGTGCCGCGGATGTGCTTCGTCAACAAGCTCGACCGCGTCGGCGCGGAGTTCCACCGCTGCGTCGACATGATCGTCGATCGCCTGCACGCCACTCCGCTGGTGCTGCAGATCCCGATCGGTGCCGAGGCCGACTTCAAGGGCGTTATCGACCTGGTCCGCATGAAGGCCCTGGTGTGGAGCGCCGAGGCGGCCAAGGGCGAGATGTACGACGTTCTCGACATTCCTGACACGCACGCCGATGCCGCCCGCGAGTGGCACGACAAGCTGGTCGAGACGCTCGCCGAGGCCGACGACGAGATCATGGAGCTGTACCTCGAGGGCAACGAGCCCACGGTGGAGCAGCTGGTCCCGGCCATTCGCCGGGCCACGATCGCCGGCAACCTCACCCCGGTCACCTGTGGCACCGCGTTCAAGAACAAGGGCGTGCAGCCGCTGCTCGACGCGATCGTCAACTACCTCCCCTCGCCGCTCGACGTCGAGTCCATCAAGGGCCACGACTACCGCGACGAAGAGAAGGTCATCGAGCGCAGGCCGAGCGAGGAAGAGCCGTTCGCGGCTCTCGCTTTCAAGATCATGAGCGACCCGCACCTCGGCAAGCTCACCTTCATCCGCGTCTACTCGGGCTTGCTGGAGACCGGCACCACGGTCCTGAACAGCGTGAAGGACCGCAGGGAGCGCATCGGCAAGATCTACCGGATGCACGCGAACAAGCGCGAGGAGATCGAGCGCGTGGGCGCGGGCGACATCGTCGCGGTGATGGGGCTCAAGCAGACCACCACCGGCGAGACGCTCTCCGACATGAAGAGCCCGGTGATCCTGGAGTCGATGAACTTCCCGGCTCCGGTCATCAACGTCGCCATCGAGCCCAAGACCAAGGTCGACCAGCAGAAGCTGGGCACCGCGATCCAGCGGCTCGCCGAGGAGGACCCGTCCTTCCAGGTGCGGACCGACGAGGAGACCGGCCAGACCATCATCTCCGGCATGGGCGAGCTGCACCTCGAGGTGCTGGTCGACCGCATGAAGCGGGAGTTCAAGGTCGAGGCCAACGTCGGCCGGCCGCAGGTCGCCTACCGCGAGACCATCCGCCGCAAGGTGGAGAAGGTCGAGTACACCCACAAGAAGCAGACGGGTGGCTCGGGCCAGTTCGGCCGCGTCATCATCGACCTGGAGCCGCTCGGCGGCGGCAGTGACGGCTACGAGTTCGAGAACAAGGTCACCGGTGGCCGCATCCCGCGGGAGTACATCCCGTCGGTCGACGCGGGTTGCCAGGAGGCGGCCGAGTTCGGCGTGCTCGCCGGATACCCGCTGGTCGGAGTCAAGGTCACTCTGCAGGACGGCGCCTACCATGACGTCGACTCCTCGGAGCTGGCCTTCAAGATCGCCGGTTCCATGGCGTTCAAGGAGGCGGCTCGCAGAGCCGACCCCGCGCTGCTGGAGCCGATGATGGCCGTCGAGGTCACCACTCCTGAGGACTACATGGGTGACGTCATCGGCGACCTGAACGGCCGTCGTGGCCAGATTCAGGAAATGGGCGAGCGTCACGGAGTCAAGGTCATCAAGTCCACCGTGCCACTGTCCGAGATGTTCGGATACGTCGGTGACCTGCGGAGCAAGACTCAGGGACGCGCCGTTTTCACGATGCAGTTCGACTCCTACGCCGAGGTCCCAGGGAACGTCGCGCAGGAGATCATCGCCAAGGCGCGCGGCGAATAACGCCCGAGCCGAGTGACTCAACCAGCCACATTCACGAAATACGTACGTCGCAGGGCGTCAAGAGAGATTCAAGGAGACACCAGTGGCCAAGGCCAAGTTCGAGCGGACGAAGCCGCACGTAAACATCGGCACCATTGGGCACATCGACCACGGGAAGACCACCCTTACCGCGGCGATTACCAAGGTGCTCCACGACAAGCACCCTGACCTGAACCCCTTCACGCCCTTCGATGAGATCGACAAGGCACCGGAGGAGCGCGAGCGGGGTATCACGATCTCGATCGCTCACGTCGAGTACCAGACCGAGAAGCGTCACTACGCCCACGTCGACTGCCCGGGTCACGCCGACTACATCAAGAACATGATCACCGGCGCTGCCCAGATGGACGGTGCGATCCTGGTCGTGGCGGCGACGGACGGCCCGATGCCGCAGACCAAGGAGCACGTGCTCCTGGCCCGCCAGGTCGGTGTCCCGTACATCGTCGTGGCGCTCAACAAGGCCGACATGGTCGACGACGAGGAGATCCTCGAGCTCGTCGAGCTCGAGGTCCGCGAGCTGCTGTCGGAGTACGAGTTCCCGGGCGATGACGTCCCCGTGGTCCGCGTCTCCGCGCTCAAGGCCCTTGAGGGCGACGCCGAGTGGGGCTCGAAGATCGTCGAGCTCATGGACGCCTGTGACGAGAACGTCCCGGAGCCGGTTCGTGAGACCGACAGGCCGTTCCTGATGCCGATCGAGGACGTCTTCTCGATCACCGGTCGCGGCACGGTCGTCACCGGCCGCATCGAGCGTGGTGTCGTCAACGTCAACGAGACCGTCGACATCATCGGCATCCAGGAGAAGGCCACCACGACCACCGTCACCGGTGTCGAGATGTTCCGCAAGCTGCTCGACCAGGGCCAGGCGGGCGACAACGTCGGCCTGCTCCTGCGTGGCATCAAGCGCGAGGACGTCGAGCGTGGTCAGTGTGTCATCAAGCCGGGCACCAACACCCCGCACACCGAGTTCGAGGCTCAGGTCTACATCCTGTCCAAGGACGAGGGCGGCCGGCACACGCCGTTCTTCAACAACTACCGCCCGCAGTTCTACTTCCGCACCACGGACGTGACGGGCGTCGTCCACCTGCCTGAGGGCACCGAGATGGTCATGCCGGGCGACAACACCGAGATGCGTGTCGAGCTCATCCAGCCCATCGCGATGGAGGACAGCCTCCGGTTCGCGATCCGCGAGGGTGGCCGCACCGTCGGCGCCGGCCGAGTGACCAAGATCATCAAGTAGTACCCGCGGCGCGGCGGTCGGAGCTCCCGGAAACGGGCCCGGCCGCCGCACCACGACTCCCGACTTAACGGGATCTTCGCGGGAGACGCGAGAGCGGCTCACGCGGGGTGTAATCCAGCGGCACCTAGGAAGCAAAGGACACCGAGGCCACAATGGCGGGACAGAAGATCCGCATTCGGCTCAAGGCCTACGACCACGAGGTCATCGACACTTCGGCGCGAAAGATCGTCGAGACGGTGACGCGCACTGGCGCCAAGGTCGCCGGCCCGGTGCCGCTGCCGACCGAGAAGAACGTGTACTGCGTCATCCGCTCGCCGCACAAGTACAAGGACAGCCGCGAGCACTTCGAGATGCGTACGCACAAGCGCCTGATCGACATCATCGATCCGACGCCCAAGACGGTCGACTCGCTCATGCGGCTCGATCTTCCGGCCGGTGTCGACATCGAGATCAAGCTCTAAGGGCATCCAGAGATGAGCAAGCAGAGAAAGGGCGTTCTGGGCGAGAAGCTCGGTATGACCCAGGTCTTCGACGATGAGGGCCGGATCGTTCCGGTAACCGTCGTCCAAGCTGGGCCGTGCGTCGTCACCCGAGTGCGTACGCCGGACACCGACGGCTACTCCGCCGTCCAGCTCGGCTACGGCCAGATCGACCCCCGCAAGGTCAACAAGCCTCTTACCGGGCACTTCGACAAGGCCGGCGTCACGCCGCGCCGTCACGTCGTCGAGCTGCGCACCGAGGACGCCACCGAGTACGAGCTCGGCCAGGAGATCACTGTTGAGGTCTTCGAGGCCGGGCAGCGGATCGACGTCACCGGCCGCAGCAAGGGCAAGGGCACCGCGGGTGTCATGAAGCGCCACGGCTTCAAGGGCCTCAGCGCCTCTCACGGCACCCAGCGCAAGCACCGCTCACCCGGTTCGATCGGTGGCTGCGCGACGCCGGGTCGCGTGTTCAAGGGCCTGCGCATGGCCGGCCGCTACGGCAACACGCGGACGACCGTGCAGAACCTCACCGTGCACGCCATCGACGCCGACAAGGGACTGCTCCTGATCAAGGGCGCGGTTCCCGGCCCGAACGGCGGCCTGATCCTGGTGCGCAGCGCCGCGAAGGGGGCGAAGTAAGTGACCAGCAAGCTCGAGATCGAGCTCGCCCCGGAGATCTTCGACGCCAAGGTCAACGTGCCGTTGATCCACCAGGTCGTCGTGGCGCAGCTCGCCGCGGCGCGGCAGGGCACGCACAAGACCAAGACCCGCGGCGAGGTCTCCGGCGGTGGCAAGAAGCCGTATCGGCAGAAGGGCACCGGCCGGGCCCGTCAGGGTTCGACGCGCGCCCCGCAGTTCGCCGGCGGTGGCATCGTCCACGGCCCGCAGCCGCGCTCGTACGTGCAGAAGACGCCCAAGAAGATGAAGGCCGCCGCG
It encodes:
- a CDS encoding DNA-directed RNA polymerase subunit beta' translates to MLDVNFFDELRIGLATADDIRQWSHGEVKKPETINYRTLKPEKDGLFCEKIFGPTRDWECYCGKYKRVRFKGIICERCGVEVTRAKVRRERMGHIELAAPVTHIWYFKGVPSRLGYLLDLAPKDLEKIIYFAAYMITTVDTDARERDLPSLEAKISVERQQIEQRRDSEIEARQKKLEQDLAELEAAGAKGDQRRKVREAAEREIKQIRDRAQRELDRLDEVWNRFRNLKIQDLEGDELLYREMRDRFGRYFEGGMGAAAIQKRLQNFDLDEESERLREIIRSGKGQKKARALKRLKVVSAFLNTRNSPQGMVLDCIPVIPPDLRPMVQLDGGRFATSDLNDLYRRVINRNNRLKRLLDLGAPEIIVNNEKRMLQEAVDALFDNGRRGRPVTGPGNRPLKSLSDMLKGKQGRFRQNLLGKRVDYSGRSVIVVGPQLRLHQCGLPKQMALELFKPFVMKRLVDLNHAQNIKSAKRMVERARPAVWDVLEEVITEHPVLLNRAPTLHRLGIQAFEPQLVEGKAIQIHPLVCTAFNADFDGDQMAVHLPLSAEAQAEARILMLSTNNILKPSDGKPVTMPTQDMVIGLFWLTTEKKDADGEGRTFSTLSEAIMAYDRNELDLQATVQVRVKDVPPPRGWVAPEGYEEGQPYRLETTLGRLLFNEALPADFPFVNYEVGKKQLSVIVNELAETYPKVDVANALDALKDTGFKWATRSGVTIAIDDVIAPPNKAEIMASYEKRADKVQREYDRGLITDDERRQELIEIWTHATTDVAKDMEAAFPATNPIWMMINSGARGNPLQLRQIAGMRGLVSNPKGETIPRPIKSSFREGLSVVEYFIATHGARKGLADTALRTADSGYLTRRLVDVAQDVIVREDDCGTERTIKFAIATKGSDGSLIKVANSENSLVGRNIAEDIEVDGTVIYPGGTDLTDIVINRLIEVGIAEVRTRSALVCESKIGVCAMCYGRSLATGKLVDVGEAVGIIAAQSIGEPGTQLTMRTFHTGGVAGIDITHGLPRVQELFEARIPKGVAPISEVAGRIRIDETEKTRKIVVIPDDGGEEIAYPVPMRSRLKIKDGDRVYVGQQLIEGAINPHEVLRILGPRAVQLHLVDQVQEVYRSQGVSIHDKHIEIIVRQMLKRVQVLESGDTDMLPGVELIERPRFEEFNRAIVSEGGQPAVGRPQLMGITKASLATESWLSAASFQETTRVLTDAAIHAKSDPLVGLKENVIIGKLIPAGTGMPQYRNIRVEPTEEAKAAVYSVGSYDEGAEYAFGQGSGEAVPLEEYDFGQYNR
- the rpsL gene encoding 30S ribosomal protein S12: MPTIQQLVRKGRQDKVTKNKTPALKGSPQRRGVCTRVYTTTPKKPNSALRKVARVRLTSGIEVTAYIPGVGHNLQEHSIVLVRGGRVKDLPGVRYKIIRGSLDTQGVRNRKQARSRYGAKKEKS
- the rpsG gene encoding 30S ribosomal protein S7 — its product is MPRKGPAGKRQLIADPVYNSPLVTSLVNKVLLDGKRSIAQSIVYDALEGCRDKSGNDPVVTLKRALDNVKPTLEVRSRRVGGATYQVPVEVRPARSTTLALRWLVLYARQRREKTMTERLMNELLDASNGLGASVKKREDTHKMAESNKAFAHYRW
- the fusA gene encoding elongation factor G; the protein is MAHIDAGKTTTTERILYYTGVNYKIGEVHEGAATMDWMEQEQERGITITSAATTVHWAVDDVDHTINIIDTPGHVDFTVEVERNLRVLDGAVAVFDGVAGVEPQSETVWRQADRYNVPRMCFVNKLDRVGAEFHRCVDMIVDRLHATPLVLQIPIGAEADFKGVIDLVRMKALVWSAEAAKGEMYDVLDIPDTHADAAREWHDKLVETLAEADDEIMELYLEGNEPTVEQLVPAIRRATIAGNLTPVTCGTAFKNKGVQPLLDAIVNYLPSPLDVESIKGHDYRDEEKVIERRPSEEEPFAALAFKIMSDPHLGKLTFIRVYSGLLETGTTVLNSVKDRRERIGKIYRMHANKREEIERVGAGDIVAVMGLKQTTTGETLSDMKSPVILESMNFPAPVINVAIEPKTKVDQQKLGTAIQRLAEEDPSFQVRTDEETGQTIISGMGELHLEVLVDRMKREFKVEANVGRPQVAYRETIRRKVEKVEYTHKKQTGGSGQFGRVIIDLEPLGGGSDGYEFENKVTGGRIPREYIPSVDAGCQEAAEFGVLAGYPLVGVKVTLQDGAYHDVDSSELAFKIAGSMAFKEAARRADPALLEPMMAVEVTTPEDYMGDVIGDLNGRRGQIQEMGERHGVKVIKSTVPLSEMFGYVGDLRSKTQGRAVFTMQFDSYAEVPGNVAQEIIAKARGE